The Lycium barbarum isolate Lr01 chromosome 11, ASM1917538v2, whole genome shotgun sequence genome contains the following window.
ATAAATTGCTAGTTATTGTCGTATCAATAGTTCTTGCCATGTTCCATGGCTTCAAGATCCACAAATTGTCTAGTTTTTCTCTTTCACGAAGGTGAAAATCTCCAATAAGTTGACTTAGTTCTGTCTCAAGATTATAAGTAGGCTGAAGCCATTCGACCAATCCATGAGCCTGTTAAGTGGACTAATTTTAGCATCAGCATTCTGCATAAAGAACAAGCGCTCAACCACTAAATATAAAAAACGTGATATCTATGATGACCTTCTGAATAGTTTCCGCTAAATGATGTTTCATAACCAGGCAAGCCTCAAATGGAAATTGATTTATATACTGTTCATCATTTATTCCTGTTGCCTTCTTTGTCTCTTCATCTATCTGCATGCTTGTCCATATAATGTCGGCATCTTTGGGCTCAGTTGCTACAAAAAACACCAGTAATGTTCAAGGTATTTTATAATCAGTCTTGAACCAATAAAATGTTCATAAAATTGCACTCAAAGAACCAGTACACACTTTCTTGACTGTAAGCAATATGAGTGCacggaacatcaaagaccaagaCCAGACAGTGATAACAACAGAGAAATAGTCAACAATctaaaaaaaaggaaattttagTGGCTTCAAAATAGACATACTGATAACAAACTCAGGACGAGTCAGATATTCTTCCACTTGAGGTATGTCAGCGTACACACGTAAAGCGCTTCCATCACCACGAGACAGACTACTTGTAATTGATGACCCCTGTATTGGCCTAGCAATTTTGATCGATTGCAACTTGTTCTTGTATTTTTCATATTCCTGAAGAAATATAGTGACCAAATTTCTCCTTGAGCATCTATTCAGCAAATAAGAACAATTGAACTGAAAAAGTAAATACATACTTTGATAAAATAGTTTCTTGGTGTATGGAACCAAGCAGTTAGGCGAGCAGATCGTTGCTTCTCTTCCCCAATACCAAATAGGTAATCACGAGTGCACTCGTCACCTTTTCGAACATCATCAATCGGCCAAAGAATTGAATAACTAAATCATCAATAAAATTAGTAAAGTTTCGGAAATATATGGCAGTTCACGGAGTTAAAAgtttaaatgagtaataatttcATTGGAGAAGCAGAAGGAGGACGTAGCAAACTCTGCTTTAGTTTCCTCATCAGCCTTTCCATTGAAAAAAGACCTTCATCCTTCGGCCATAGAAGAAGCTATGAGAAGGATAATTTTCCAATATTCCATTGAGTAGGATACATTTGTTCTACACTGTGGATCTCATTTCACTCGCTAAGCTTTTCGCAAGGAGAGTGTTACTTAGCAACAAACTTTTTCTAAGATCCACCTACTTTAATTGGAAtacaaagaaaaaaataagtgATACGTTATTTACTGTTTAAAACCTAACAAAAATTATTACCAACATTATTGCTTGGAAACAGTGGTTCAAATAATTAACAGAGATACTGTGTACTACAATCTGAGTACCTTAAAGACCGGCATTACTATCTACTAGTTCCAACCAATCATCCATACAAATTAAGCAAGAAAGCAGGTGGTTTAAGAAGAGAACCTCACAGCTGAAGCCAAGTTCCCCTCCGGCATGTAGAGAAAAGGAGATACTCTAAAATTTGGCTTGTCACTATGGCGCAAAGAAGAACCTAGTTCATCCATTACATACCTATGAACACAAACAAACATGTTGATAAGAGGATAATATGTATATAAGCGTGAGTTTAGAAAACATTGCTCAAAATCACAGAAGGATTGTATCATGATAGTCCAGCAAATTTGGCACAACCAAGTTGAAAGACTTCTTAGTTGCAATAGCAACTCTCACCAACTTAATCAAGGAGCCAAGTTTTGACAAAACAAACAGAGGGATTCTCAAGTTGATAGAACTAAATATACCAAGTTATGGGAGCTTCTACTCTCATAGACATTTTTTAATTCCCAAATGCTAAAGTTACAAGTGTGTAATtttccacaactagaatacttcAACTCACAGAAAAGTGTGCTTCATTTTCTAGGTCCTATCAAGTCTGCAGATGCAATCTTCAGAACCAAGCAAGAGAAAAGCTAGAACCCAAAGCTTCAAGATGTTGAGAATGCCTAATAAACTGAAGTATTTCATGTTGTTTAGAGCAGTTATATAATGGAAGCAGGACATCACATGGAGATGGCAACTTTGGAGATGATCATAATTTTTAGCTTGCATACCATACAGAGGTTTCATCAATTTTTTCTTCATCAGCAAGTCTATAGGTCATTAAGTACAACCACATAGCATTTATGACACGATCTGTGAGAGGTTCTCCAGCAGCCCATTCAGGAAGACGTGGTTGCAACATTGAATCAACCACAGACTTCCCAGACTCCGATATTTTGGATGTGTTTACTCCATTTAGTAGAGAAAGATTAGGCAGGGCTTCAACAATTTCAGCAGCGCTTTCTCCTAAAGGCCCTGGGATATCCACCTGTTTCATAGTTTATATAAATATCATTATGTGCTCATACTACAGCAGCATTAGTTAAAGAGGTACCTCCAGAGAATCCAAGCAACTGAATCCTTTAAGAAGCTGCAATAAATCGCTAAGAGAATTCTGGTCCAATGGATTTCCACGCAGGTTTAAATAAGAAAGAGATGGGATCTCATCAGGATTAAATGCCTGAGAAAAAGAAGCAGCATGAACAGGGGAAGATTAGAAGGATAGAGGAGAGCCCACGACATCCATAAAAGACTGCCATAGTTTCACATTATCTCAAAGAATCTTACTATTCTTGGAAAGAGAAGGAAAGGAGAGGAATTCATGATAAATCCAATAGCATATTTATTTGGGAAATAAGTAAACATATGAATAGGCCTGACCTTGTTGATCAGATTGCGAATAGACCTGTTACTAAGGTCTAGAGATGTCACACTCGCCAAAGGATGATCTCTTTGATGGGCACAGCCTGCATTGTCTTTGTCATAGATTTCACCACAAAATCCTAATGCCCACTCTCCATAGTTAGATGTGAACTTTGAGTTGCAGATTTCCAAAGAAGGGCAACCCTGAATGATTACAGCCTCTGAATTACTATtcaaagaagaaaaggaagaagcaTCAATTACTGTTCAAGCTTGCCAGCAAGGAAATTGCTGAAACCAGCATCAATTACTACTACTAAAGAAAAAGGATTTAATCACTCACTGGTCCACTGACCTAGTTACTGAGCTCTTGGCAACTTACCTATGCTCCAAAATTGGATTATTATTCAGCCAGAGAGCTTTAAGATTTTTGAGTCGGGCAACTTCCTTGGAAACAATCTCAACATCCCTCAGAttgttgccgcacaggctcagtgCCAGTAAGTTCTGATGCAAGAAATTCTAAATtaacaaatataaaataaaacaaagcaCCAACAAGAACATATTAAAAGGTGTGAGAACAAAAATGTGAAAAGCACCAACCACTACAGATGACTTATTGCATACATAGTATGCTTTCTGCCCCTATAAGGTAGCTACTGTTTGCAGCTTCTAACAACTAATTTAAAAGATTTTCCATTATATGCATAATAAAATTTCATATAGAAATCTAGGCTAcctatgtttttttttattttataaggatGCAGGAGAGCTATTATGTACAAGAAACCACAATTTGCATCTCTCATCCCTAGGGAAGGTAGGAAGAATCCTAGTGCAAAGTAAACCCGTAAAAAGGAACTACTTCTCTACATATAAACCTCATGCTATGACGAGCACATTACAGGAAAGCTTAACAAAGAAAAGTGTGTAATTCCAATTCCCGGAAAGATACTCGGTTCCTACTTGTTTTAGTTTCTAATTAACCAAGTTGATAGCACATTGTCGAGCTATAAAGAAAACGTACAGGAAATTTATCAGGCAAATCAAGAGATACAAGCATGTCATCATCAATGGCAAGTTCCTCAAGCTCCAACCACCGCGTATCATCCCCGCCTTCTTTGAGTCTATGCATTTCTTTCTCCACTATTTCCACGGCGCTTAGTCTGCTACTTTCCTCTTCACCTGCATCTCCATCCACATCACCTGCCTCCTCAGCCGCTGAGTTCAAATCAATATCTACACACATTAATGCAGCCATTCTTTCTGCTAAACCCGGAACTTCACACAACTGCAttatgaaatttaaaaaatacatatacaaaagTTAATCCCAAAGGACGGAAAGCATAGCCCAAAAAGCCCAAAAAACAATCACTTCATCACCATTTTTCCAGTGAGGTATAAATTAAAATTGTACCAtttcgagagagagagagagagagagagagagaaaagagtgTCTATAGCGTATATATGTATGAATATCACTTCATTTTTTATGTTTGCATTGTGTGCAATGTATATGATGTTGAAATTCTTTTATGTCCCTTCGGCCAATTTTCGTTACCGTCAGTAGCCCAAATATACAATACCTATACACTGATATGTATATTACacgtatagtatatgtatattgtatgtatactatatgtatatttAATACTATAAATACAaaaaacctatacatttgctaGCTATTCTGTAAACTAGATCACCCAAAGGTATTGGGCTGTAATTATCCCATAATGGTATATATGTACGCATATCACTCAATATTTAGAGAGAAAAGAGTGAAAAGACCTGCTCATAAGCATATGTAGCGTATACAGAGTCTATACATATGTATATCACTTCAATTTTATGTTTGAATTGTGTgtaatgtatatatgtacatatatcacTCCAATTTTTAGAGAGAAAAGAGCGAAAAAACCTGGTTATATGTTTACTTGTCCGTGTTTGACTTGGCAGACCCCTTAAGAAGCCATAAACAAAATTGTAATTTTACTAAATCAGCAGTAACTATTATAAATCATTTAAATGTTGGGAAATGAAAATGATTACTACTTAAtaacaagggtaaaataggtataaaatggcaAATTATATCTTTGTTTTCCAAACTGGACATCTATTTTtaatatagtggacaagtaatggacggagggagtatagatGTAAGTATATCACTCCATTTTTAGAGAGAAAACTGGGAAAAGGCCTGTTTATAAGCATAtgtagtgtgtatatatatgtatatcacttCAATTTTATGTTTCacttaaattgaattggattggAAATTTCAACAGATACAAATGGAAAGAAATTGATAAAAACACCCGTAGAAATAGACTTATGCTACTTAGACTTATTAATTAAGTTAGTAGGATTTTGTATAGAATATCAAAACAAAAATGATTGCATTTCTAGCAGTATAATGATAATACATATTCAATGTATTCCATTCTACGTATATGACTCCAAAAAAAAGGACCTGTTTATAAGCATCGGAAAGACGAAAAGTCCAAGCATGATCAACAAGGAAGAGATTGGATTCCTTAGGCATGAAATTAGAAGTAAAAAGCAGTCTTCTTTGGCGGCCATCTTCGAGCGGTTCAATCTGGAAATAGTTGCCGCCGTCGAAAGTGTCGGACGAGAGTTTCTGAAAGACAAGTTTATGGAGTGGCTGAGAGATGCCCGCGGCCGCTAGGAGCACGCCGTGGACTTTAACGAAGTCCGAGTAGGATTGAAGTCTGCTCATTTTCTGCGAGGGAAGCCAAGTGAGCTGTTTACTCGATTAAGGGAAAAGGGTTTTACATGACGTTGTCTTTCTTTTGAGAGCCACAAATGCTAAAAATGGTCACTTTTGTTTTAAAGTAAGTTCAaaccccccccaccccccccccccccacccctttttttttaaagttaattaGCTAACATtttattaagggaaaagggtcaaatatatccctctactttagtttaatagTTAAATATATCTTCCGTTAGttaaagtagataaatatactccttccgttagtcaaagtagataaatataccctttacGTTAAGAAAGTACACAAATATACCCTTCAGTGGACAGAATCCCCAATTCCATCATTAATTAGCCGATTTAACTTAAAAAAACCCATGCCCGACTCGTCTCAACccgcaaattaaattctttccaTCCAAATATACCCACCACCCTTCAAGAGATTGttgatttttagtttttaattttagaTTGGAAGACCATTGTTTAGAAAGGAGGCTTGTGACACGGATTTTCTAGCCTTTTTGAGCCTAAAGCCTCTTGGGGAGGGTTTCTCAGTCCCCAATatgttgggctaaaacggcccaaagatactcttaacatgatgtgatattgtccgttttgggccaagcccgcacggtttcccccaaaaggcctcacatcattaagagtatccaacttcTTATAAGtagctcttttttcttttcaactaccaatgtggtactttgttcgcacacccaacaatcttcctctcgaactaagttccacatggCTTATTACCATAACTCACAGGTCAGAGATTCAACATGCTTGTGTGTCACCCACATCGTCAGAGTATTTAGGGTCATCGAAGCCCAAAGGTTGTGAATGCGTCTTCAAAACTACGGGTAAAGGTcgtaaaccggcccatagacggTCAAAGGCACTAAGAcgggccccacgccacactccgccatcttcatactcaTTCCGCCAAatcattggctctgataccagttgttgggataaaacggcccaaagatactcttaacatgatgtgatattgtccgtttttttttcttttcaactactaatgtggtactttgttcgcacacccaacacaACACTAGGTACACCTCAACTCTCAAAGTAATGCAGCCTAGCTAGAAGTTAACATGATTGTAAATATGCTCGACCTCTAACTACTGTTCTAACATTACATATGC
Protein-coding sequences here:
- the LOC132616777 gene encoding uncharacterized protein LOC132616777, giving the protein MSRLQSYSDFVKVHGVLLAAAGISQPLHKLVFQKLSSDTFDGGNYFQIEPLEDGRQRRLLFTSNFMPKESNLFLVDHAWTFRLSDAYKQLCEVPGLAERMAALMCVDIDLNSAAEEAGDVDGDAGEEESSRLSAVEIVEKEMHRLKEGGDDTRWLELEELAIDDDMLVSLDLPDKFPNLLALSLCGNNLRDVEIVSKEVARLKNLKALWLNNNPILEHSNSEAVIIQGCPSLEICNSKFTSNYGEWALGFCGEIYDKDNAGCAHQRDHPLASVTSLDLSNRSIRNLINKAFNPDEIPSLSYLNLRGNPLDQNSLSDLLQLLKGFSCLDSLEVDIPGPLGESAAEIVEALPNLSLLNGVNTSKISESGKSVVDSMLQPRLPEWAAGEPLTDRVINAMWLYLMTYRLADEEKIDETSVWYVMDELGSSLRHSDKPNFRVSPFLYMPEGNLASAVSYSILWPIDDVRKGDECTRDYLFGIGEEKQRSARLTAWFHTPRNYFIKEYEKYKNKLQSIKIARPIQGSSITSSLSRGDGSALRVYADIPQVEEYLTRPEFVITTEPKDADIIWTSMQIDEETKKATGINDEQYINQFPFEACLVMKHHLAETIQKAHGLVEWLQPTYNLETELSQLIGDFHLREREKLDNLWILKPWNMARTIDTTITSNLSAIIRLMETGPKICQKYIEHPALFQGRKFDLRYIVLVRSMNPLEIFLADVFWVRLANNKYTLEKHSFDQYETHFTVMNYRGRLNHMNTPDFVKEFEKEHEVNWLDIHSRIRSMLKSSFEAAAAVHPEMHHSKSRAMYGVDVMLDCHFQPKLLEITYCPDCTRAVKYDTEAVVGGGETVKGIDFYNYIFGCLFLNETNHVSQL